The Eremothecium gossypii ATCC 10895 chromosome IV, complete sequence genome contains a region encoding:
- the MIP1 gene encoding DNA-directed DNA polymerase gamma MIP1 (Syntenic homolog of Saccharomyces cerevisiae YOR330C (MIP1)), whose protein sequence is MIKCGLTRLKSVRGASVRGYSDAARKQARNDTKWHEEPRLNPVGIQYMSHSLHKQLFGASESMRRRNLDEAARGKLVKWSKLYLKLHGLLGSKTSISEPISFELPQLQGTTLDEHFQRLGHFASDPYLSLCENKSTEILPRPQRWLRKAGWYRYAPGREPEAVASPLEDIYVFDVECLYKISDYPTLAVALSDKAWYLWCSPYICGEDNFVHLIPLNTMTRPQVIIGHNVGYDRSKVLEEYNLAPSKAFFMDTMSLHISSSGMCSRQRPFYLKNQKTKQQENDGDLDYELNEDLELGNWYNLSTMNSLRDVAKLHCNINLEKTLRDSFEALDKQEVIDKFQQLVDYCSTDVETTSKVFDKVYPLFREQCPHPVSFGALRFLSNCILPVQPKMWKQYIDGAETLYQNARQAIEEKIITIIEEIVKLKDKPEVYENDPWYKQLDWTISPLKLTKKGVPAKRQKMPGYPAWYRSLFTGTDKKPNITIRSRLIPLFFKLTWEGYPVVWNQEHGWCFEVPDANAGTFLKKNYAIANSPDFDRNVGYTAFRIPHPSSAEQRTTTLFSKPYMHFMDKNVLQSEYSLAREALKINSSGSYWTAARERIKTQHVVSKEDFPDQFAMVDGTPSRDDQVGAIIPKIIPMGTVTRRAVENTWLTASNAKANRIGSELKTKIVAPEGYSFVGADVDSEELWIASLIGDSVFNIHGGTAIGYMCLEGTKDAGTDMHTKTASILGCSRNEAKIFNYGRIYGAGVRFAAQLLKQFNPTLSEEQTRATAERLYEATKGKTYHSKIFKKFWFGGSESILFNKLEHIAEQDQPRTPVLGAGITVSLLKRNLGKDTFLPSRINWAIQSSGVDYLHLLFCSMHYLIEKYRLRARVCISIHDELRYLVANEDRYRVALALQVANLWTRAIFCEQIGIDDLPQNCAFFSAVDIDHVLRKEVDMDCVTPSNQTPVPHGERVTITDLLARPDAALNNPNPAVNVADYPVVQRQPVLAYYNSTYDAAFLNFFLDMQIQDSKASVADIEKHYREFLLRDAFSADRAETVTMADYLAANGGGKLSINAIDTTTLAPPQPQQRKPASRRKPRVINRSHRIAIGGPAAFDAFHASVDLAEEDADLRAAAITRNYLRDRPHL, encoded by the coding sequence ATGATCAAGTGTGGCCTTACTAGGCTCAAGAGCGTTCGCGGTGCTTCTGTTCGAGGATATAGCGATGCAGCGCGGAAGCAGGCACGGAATGATACGAAGTGGCACGAAGAACCGCGCCTGAACCCTGTGGGAATACAGTACATGTCGCACTCGCTCCACAAGCAGCTTTTTGGGGCCTCAGAGAGCATGCGGCGGCGCAACCTAGACGAGGCGGCGCGTGGAAAGCTGGTGAAGTGGTCGAAGCTGTACCTGAAACTGCACGGTCTGCTTGGCTCGAAGACCAGCATCTCGGAGCCTATTAGTTTTGAGCTGCCGCAACTCCAGGGCACCACGCTGGATGAGCATTTCCAGCGGCTTGGGCACTTTGCATCAGATCCGTATCTATCTCTGTGCGAAAACAAGTCGACGGAGATATtgccgcggccgcagcgATGGCTGCGGAAAGCAGGCTGGTATCGTTACGCGCCCGGGCGCGAGCCTGAAGCGGTCGCATCTCCACTTGAGGATATATATGTGTTTGATGTGGAGTGTTTGTACAAGATCTCGGATTATCCGACCCTGGCGGTTGCCCTTTCGGACAAGGCATGGTACCTATGGTGCTCCCCGTATATATGCGGCGAGGATAACTTTGTGCATCTCATACCGCTGAATACAATGACAAGGCCGCAGGTTATCATTGGGCATAACGTGGGGTACGACAGATCTAAAGTGTTGGAGGAATACAATCTGGCACCGTCCAAGGCATTTTTCATGGATACCATGTCTCTACACATTTCCTCCTCTGGCATGTGTTCGAGGCAGCGGCCTTTCTATCTAAAGAATCAGAAGACCAAGCAGCAGGAGAACGATGGCGATCTGGATTATGAACTGAATGAAGACCTCGAGCTTGGCAACTGGTACAATCTTTCGACCATGAATTCTCTTCGTGACGTTGCCAAGCTGCACTGCAACATTAACCTTGAGAAGACACTGAGGGATAGCTTTGAGGCGCTGGATAAGCAGGAAGTTATTGATAAGTTTCAACAACTCGTTGACTACTGTTCAACAGATGTCGAGACTACTAGCAAAGTATTTGACAAGGTGTATCCGCTTTTCCGCGAACAGTGCCCGCACCCAGTGTCCTTTGGGGCACTGCGATTTCTCTCAAATTGCATACTCCCGGTACAACCCAAGATGTGGAAGCAGTATATAGATGGCGCGGAGACGCTCTACCAGAACGCGAGGCAAGCTATTGAGGAGAAAATCATCACGATCATCGAAGAAATTGTTAAGCTGAAGGACAAGCCAGAGGTATATGAAAATGATCCATGGTATAAGCAACTTGATTGGACTATTTCGCCTCTGAAGCTAACCAAAAAGGGCGTTCCTGCTAAGAGGCAAAAGATGCCTGGATATCCCGCATGGTACCGGTCGCTCTTTACAGGAACAGATAAAAAACCAAACATTACCATACGATCGCGGCTAATTCCTCTCTTCTTCAAGCTCACCTGGGAGGGATATCCCGTTGTATGGAACCAAGAGCACGGCTGGTGCTTTGAGGTTCCTGACGCAAATGCCGGGACCTTTCTCAAAAAGAATTACGCAATAGCCAATAGCCCTGATTTCGACCGGAATGTGGGTTACACTGCGTTCCGTATTCCGCACCCTAGCAGCGCCGAACAGAGAACGACCACACTGTTTTCCAAGCCATACATGCACTTTATGGATAAGAATGTCCTTCAGTCAGAATACAGTCTTGCTCGTGAAGCGCTCAAGATCAATTCATCTGGGTCATATTGGACCGCCGCAAGGGAAAGAATTAAGACGCAGCATGTGGTCTCCAAAGAGGATTTCCCTGACCAATTTGCTATGGTTGATGGTACTCCCTCCCGCGATGATCAGGTTGGGGCCATTATTCCAAAAATCATTCCTATGGGCACAGTCACTCGCCGAGCAGTAGAAAATACCTGGCTTACTGCCTCCAACGCCAAGGCCAACCGTATTGGGTCCGAGCTAAAGACAAAGATTGTAGCGCCTGAGGGCTATAGCTTTGTGGGCGCAGATGTGGATAGCGAGGAGCTTTGGATAGCATCGCTTATCGGTGACTCTGTTTTCAACATTCACGGGGGTACCGCTATTGGCTATATGTGCCTAGAGGGGACGAAAGATGCAGGAACAGATATGCATACAAAGACAGCTAGTATACTGGGATGCTCACGCAATGAAGCTAAGATATTCAACTACGGCCGCATCTACGGCGCCGGAGTCCGGTTCGCCGCGCAACTGCTCAAGCAGTTCAATCCAACTCTCAGCGAAGAACAGACTCGCGCGACAGCGGAGCGCCTGTATGAAGCCACCAAGGGCAAGACCTATCACTCCAAGATATTCAAGAAGTTCTGGTTCGGAGGCTCAGAGTCCATATTATTCAACAAGCTGGAACACATCGCCGAGCAGGACCAGCCGCGCACGCCTGTTCTCGGGGCAGGAATAACCGTATCACTTCTTAAGCGCAATCTCGGCAAGGATACATTCCTGCCCTCCCGCATTAACTGGGCCATCCAGTCGTCGGGTGTCGACTATCTGCACCTTCTGTTCTGCTCCATGCATTACCTCATCGAGAAATACCGGCTGCGCGCGAGAGTATGCATCTCGATCCACGACGAACTGCGCTACCTCGTGGCAAACGAAGACCGCTATCGTGTTGCACTCGCGCTGCAGGTTGCCAACCTGTGGACGCGCGCCATATTCTGCGAACAGATCGGCATCGACGACCTGCCCCAGAACTGCGCCTTCTTCTCGGCAGTCGACATCGACCATGTGCTTAGGAAGGAGGTCGACATGGACTGTGTGACACCGTCAAACCAGACCCCCGTACCTCACGGAGAGAGAGTCACCATCACCGACCTGCTCGCCCGCCCCGACGCCGCCCTAAACAACCCGAACCCAGCCGTCAATGTCGCGGACTACCCGGTTGTCCAGCGCCAGCCCGTGCTGGCCTATTACAACAGCACCTACGACGCGGCGTTTCTTAATTTCTTCCTCGACATGCAGATCCAGGACTCCAAAGCATCCGTCGCCGACATTGAGAAGCACTACCGCGAATTCCTTCTCCGGGACGCCTTCTCCGCCGACCGCGCAGAGACAGTCACCATGGCAGACTACCTCGCCGCAAACGGCGGCGGCAAGCTCAGCATCAACGCCATAGATACCACCACGCTCGCACCCCCGCAGCCCCAGCAGCGGAAGCCCGCGTCGCGCCGAAAGCCCCGCGTCATCAACCGCAGCCACCGCATCGCCATCGGCGGGCCCGCCGCCTTCGACGCCTTTCACGCCAGCGTCGACTTAGCCGAGGAGGACGCAGATctgcgcgcagccgccATCACACGCAACTATTTAAGAGACCGTCCGCACCTATAG
- the VMA4 gene encoding H(+)-transporting V1 sector ATPase subunit E (Syntenic homolog of Saccharomyces cerevisiae YOR332W (VMA4)) has product MSTITSLTPNQVSDELNKMQAFIKKEAEEKAKEIQLKADQEYEIEKSSLVRSETSNIDAVTADKRKKASLQQQIVMSSISNKMRLRALSTREEVLQEIFEAAREKLRDIPANEARYRPVLRELAVEALLRLLEPEATVRVRAADAELLRSLQQEIVERYKQESGRDVVLSISPEHLGKDIAGGVVVTDATGRIVVNNTLEERLKLLDTSALPKIRLELFGPSKSRKFFD; this is encoded by the coding sequence ATGTCCACGATCACGTCTTTGACGCCGAACCAGGTCAGCGATGAGCTGAACAAGATGCAGGCCTTTATCAAGAAGGAGGCGGAAGAGAAGGCGAAGGAGATCCAGTTGAAGGCGGACCAGGAGTACGAAATAGAAAAGTCGAGCCTGGTGCGCAGCGAGACCAGCAACATAGACGCCGTGACCGCGGACAAGCGCAAGAAGGCGtcgctgcagcagcagatcgtGATGTCCAGCATCTCGAACAAGATGAGACTGCGGGCGCTGTCAACGCGCGAAGAGGTGCTGCAGGAGATATTCGAGGCTGCGCGCGAGAAACTGCGCGACATCCCGGCGAACGAGGCGCGCTACCGCCCTGTGCTGCGCGAGTTGGCCGTGGAGGctctgctgcggctgctcGAGCCGGAGGCTACCGTGCGTgtgcgcgcggcggacgccgagctgctgcgctcGCTACAGCAGGAGATCGTCGAGCGCTACAAGCAAGAGTCTGGCCGGGATGTTGTGCTCTCAATCTCGCCGGAGCACTTGGGCAAGGATATCGCGGGCGGTGTCGTGGTGACCGACGCTACCGGGCGGATTGTGGTCAACAACACGCTGGAGGAGCGCCTGAAGCTCTTGGACACTAGCGCTCTACCGAAGATCCGCCTGGAGCTCTTCGGGCCTTCCAAGTCGCGCAAGTTCTTCGACTGA
- the MRS2 gene encoding Mrs2p (Syntenic homolog of Saccharomyces cerevisiae YOR334W (MRS2)) yields MLRWIPTRICPRLCTRGFASSCARLAQGPAFFVKPITPNDLFVSCTVFNEKGAVTGVSERYPKLSFLRDRGLYPRDLRKLDTSSIEVIPSIVVKPTCILVNLLHIKAVIEKNRVYVFDTTSKEAAARLGVLMYDLESKLASHSSQPAQHYEHRALESILVNVMTCLETEFKHLSKQCGLVLNELEDQIDRDKLRDLLIHSKDLTSFYQKSLLIRDMLDELLESDEDLAAMCLSPAPGTVEADAAEVEMLLETYYKQCDEYVQQSGSLLQNIKSTEDVVNIILDANRNSLMLFELKVTIYTLGFTVATLLPAFCGMNLKNFIEESVWGFGGVLAVSAVAGLAVTASNFKALRNVARLTVMNSHSTSPGAKNISSARLHLDRDVPTLWMRLKTAFRTIWFGKSRPSRDGRQRDMIWKWLLDDTSK; encoded by the coding sequence ATGTTACGGTGGATTCCTACCAGGATATGCCCCCGACTTTGCACAAGAGGCTTCGCCAGTAGCTGCGCCAGGCTCGCACAGGGCCCTGCGTTCTTTGTCAAGCCCATCACGCCCAATGACCTGTTCGTCTCATGCACTGTCTTCAACGAGAAAGGCGCCGTGACAGGCGTGTCGGAGCGGTACCCGAAGCTGTCCTTTCTGCGAGACAGAGGCCTGTACCCGCGCGATCTGCGGAAGCTGGATACATCGTCCATTGAGGTGATTCCGTCGATAGTGGTCAAGCCCACCTGTATCCTGGTCAACCTGCTGCACATAAAGGCGGTGATCGAGAAGAACAGGGTCTACGTGTTCGACACGACCAGCAAGgaagcggcggcgcgaCTCGGCGTGCTGATGTACGATCTTGAATCCAAGTTGGCGTCGCACAGCTCGCAGCCTGCACAGCACTACGAGCACCGGGCGCTGGAGTCGATTCTGGTGAATGTGATGACCTGCCTGGAGACAGAGTTCAAGCACCTGTCCAAGCAATGTGGGCTTGTGCTCAACGAGCTCGAGGACCAGATCGACCGCGACAAACTGCGCGACCTGCTGATCCACTCCAAAGACTTGACTTCCTTCTATCAGAAGTCCCTGTTGATTAGGGACATGCTGGATGAGCTCCTGGAGAGCGACGAGGACCTTGCGGCCATGTGTCTCTCCCCCGCGCCCGGCACTGTAGAGGCCGACGCCGCGGAGGTCGAAATGCTCCTGGAAACCTACTACAAGCAGTGCGACGAGTACGTCCAGCAGTCGGGCTCCCTTCTGCAGAACATCAAGTCCACTGAGGACGTGGTAAATATCATATTGGACGCAAACCGCAACTCGCTGATGCTGTTCGAGCTCAAGGTCACCATCTACACGCTGGGTTTCACCGTCGCCACGCTGCTCCCGGCCTTCTGTGGCATGAACCTCAAGAACTTCATCGAGGAGAGCGTCTGGGGCTTCGGTGGTGTCCTCGCCGTCTCCGCGGTCGCCGGCCTCGCCGTCACCGCCTCCAACTTCAAGGCCCTGCGCAACGTCGCACGTCTGACCGTCATGAACAGCCACTCCACCTCCCCGGGCGCAAAGAATATATCGAGTGCCCGACTCCATCTCGATCGCGACGTTCCAACCCTGTGGATGCGACTTAAGACTGCCTTCCGGACTATCTGGTTTGGCAAGTCGAGGCCCTCGCGCGATGGCCGGCAGCGCGATATGATCTGGAAATGGCTTTTGGACGACACGTCCAAATGA
- the GIP4 gene encoding protein phosphatase regulator GIP4 (Syntenic homolog of Saccharomyces cerevisiae YAL031C (GIP4)) produces the protein MFARAAAIASVPVMREGTALDAIDSRIIHCKGALARLKELERVVRLLTDSMAGNSAERTIIPLMSYVLALCQGPLFGVSPTLRKRYELLSQMRLVKLTEVNAAASLGAVDLWSRWPADEDDASAVRSKFYDETLHGRILEHLLHTTRNCHALYQRRHKLLLAERDACRTAETQEWNDLYSLAVDDFLVPSEITLGLELAVLITDRDTDTTDMAYQKLNIQVLGMLLEYFNGVAMPTINQYYLELQRAVRNKGINQNNILTSLPFWAHTLHRIFAMLLRAKYLLDIIQSVLRLAYLPNKTHFSHPTVQLASPNLYLFRNVLEKLDEICCGTTVLSARVTEYISPFLQQGVTHRLTYDKVVHLYKEAVRPTVSSLTEAIDLMSNLLKSWEASCSAEHISRLQTLSEDDVSTLSAVEDKFLIDKSLYEEGQKRKQENKKSPAANSTSKKQAVTLQRRPSNRIVSTNASPLRQQVIANGEKRISTAPPMRRRSLSLQRVSPSPDPDANRRSNSLQFSSTNQILLQSSVREALSRYQSRHANIERPLSTPPGTFPYHAFASSMVDEESRRIASLSLAEGNGPAAIKVMANMASEYEDTSRESSLSGCCNYQTYANQVLAQPQLAGSFPTVPLVKKVRFTGVPPPTEDEDPKPKRKGWYKKPAVLHYPTPSQSMIQKNKQRHEGYVFRTSLREQQREKHKQPGRRFAAFLDHVKDTNTLSGHKAGKIKSKLTR, from the coding sequence ATGTTTGCGAGAGCTGCTGCGATAGCTTCGGTGCCTGTAATGCGCGAGGGAACTGCGCTTGACGCAATCGACAGCCGAATTATTCACTGCAAGGGCGCGTTGGCAAGGCTGAAAGAGCTGGAGCGTGTGGTGCGGCTGTTGACGGACTCCATGGCCGGGAACTCGGCGGAGCGGACGATCATACCGCTGATGAGCTACGTGTTGGCGCTGTGCCAAGGCCCACTATTTGGCGTGTCGCCGACGCTGCGCAAGCGGTACGAGCTGCTCTCGCAGATGCGGCTCGTGAAGCTGACGGAAGTGAACGCGGCAGCCAGTCTGGGCGCGGTGGACCTGTGGAGCAGGTGGCCCGccgacgaggacgacgcTAGCGCCGTGAGGAGTAAGTTCTACGATGAGACGCTGCATGGCCGCATCTTGGAGCATCTGCTGCACACTACCCGCAACTGCCATGCTCTTTACCAGAGGCGCCAcaagctgctgctggctgAGCGCGATGCGTGTCGTACCGCCGAGACGCAGGAGTGGAACGACCTCTACTCGCTTGCTGTGGACGACTTTCTTGTCCCGTCAGAAATTACGCTCGGGCTGGAGCTGGCTGTCTTGATTACGGACAGGGATACCGATACCACCGATATGGCATATCAGAAGTTGAATATACAGGTGCTGGGCATGCTGCTGGAATACTTCAACGGGGTCGCCATGCCCACTATCAACCAATATTATCTGGAACTACAGCGTGCGGTCAGGAATAAAGGGATAAACCAGAACAACATTCTAACCAGCCTTCCGTTCTGGGCACACACCCTGCATAGAATTTTTGCCATGCTCCTACGGGCCAAGTACTTGCTTGATATAATCCAATCAGTCCTGAGGCTTGCCTACCTCCCGAACAAGACGCACTTCTCACATCCTACAGTTCAATTGGCTAGTCCAAATCTATATCTGTTCAGGAATGTCTTGGAGAAGCTAGACGAGATATGCTGTGGCACCACAGTCCTTTCAGCCCGTGTTACCGAATACATTAGTCCGTTTCTGCAACAGGGCGTAACCCACCGGCTAACATATGACAAGGTGGTGCATCTGTATAAGGAAGCGGTTAGACCAACGGTATCAAGTTTAACAGAAGCTATTGATCTGATGTCGAACTTGCTGAAGTCCTGGGAAGCCAGTTGCTCCGCGGAGCATATATCAAGGCTGCAAACGCTTTCCGAAGATGATGTGAGCACATTGAGCGCAGTCGAAGATAAGTTTTTAATTGACAAGAGTCTTTATGAGGAAGGACAAAAACGGAAACAAGAGAATAAGAAGTCGCCAGCGGCGAACTCTACTAGCAAAAAGCAGGCTGTCACTCTTCAGCGAAGACCTTCCAACAGAATTGTAAGTACAAATGCTTCACCTCTCCGACAGCAGGTAATCGCAAATGGCGAGAAGCGTATTTCCACCGCTCCTCCCATGCGCAGGCGCTCATTATCTCTGCAGAGAGTATCTCCTTCTCCCGATCCGGATGCCAATAGGAGGTCAAACTCATTACAGTTTTCTTCGACCAACCAGATACTACTGCAAAGCTCAGTAAGAGAGGCCCTATCGAGGTATCAATCGAGGCATGCCAATATTGAACGTCCGCTTTCCACGCCACCCGGCACCTTTCCATACCATGCATTTGCTAGCAGCATGGTTGATGAAGAGAGCCGGCGCATAGCAAGCTTAAGCCTCGCTGAGGGTAATGGACCCGCAGCAATAAAGGTCATGGCGAATATGGCCTCAGAATATGAAGATACGTCCAGGGAGTCATCCCTAAGTGGATGTTGTAACTACCAGACATATGCTAATCAGGTTTTGGCCCAACCACAGTTGGCCGGCTCGTTCCCCACGGTTCCTCTGGTAAAGAAAGTCCGCTTCACAGGTGTTCCTCCGCCGACCGAGGATGAAGATCCCAAACCTAAAAGGAAGGGGTGGTACAAAAAACCCGCTGTGCTACACTATCCTACCCCGTCGCAATCCATGATTCAGAAGAACAAGCAGCGGCACGAGGGCTATGTTTTCCGTACGAGTTTGCGTGAACAACAACGCGAGAAACACAAACAGCCTGGAAGGCGGTTTGCTGCCTTCCTGGACCATGTGAAGGACACAAATACGTTGAGTGGCCATAAAGCGGGCAAGATCAAATCGAAGTTGACGCGGTAA
- the PRP45 gene encoding mRNA splicing protein PRP45 (Syntenic homolog of Saccharomyces cerevisiae YAL032C (PRP45)), with amino-acid sequence MNSAPFSTLLPPPKKESSPTVASAHQSPENQGDEPVAGIVFDSLQPDGIPNVSFQDFIPIRQRDFNMEIPLPSKQDIEQTFQRTKAYFDKLLNNKPATNSRPSTDARSGKGNYIEYKTTDALTNKSTSRIIKIVDHVADPLQPSQIKRKKVVAPPTDEPVAPILHSATEKLTKEQREQWRIPSAVSNWKNPNGYAIDLEKRIAIDGRYNREGTAIPAVNEKLLELTNALEEAESKAREEVRNRAEARKQEAEQQVRLKEDKLRELAQRSREERQRKRRQPIDHEEYDESAIIRQTERNEKRDQMKNDMRLSKLSTADRLRVLAHAQGRDVSEKIILGAAKPSEVPDVHYDSRLLTKGAGTAVPGAPEQVYDGPLFAQNAMDRLYKPARFTGPENDALDILSKMTSEQRFEDQDPGTSVDQQQTSPGMQKSDAKQDSEHDLKRT; translated from the coding sequence ATGAACTCGGCGCCGTTCAGTACGTTACTACCACCTCCAAAGAAGGAATCATCCCCTACTGTCGCGTCTGCACACCAGTCTCCTGAGAACCAGGGCGATGAGCCCGTGGCTGGTATAGTGTTTGACTCGCTACAGCCGGATGGCATCCCAAATGTCTCATTCCAGGATTTTATACCCATCAGGCAAAGGGACTTCAATATGGAAATACCCCTCCCCAGCAAGCAAGATATTGAACAAACGTTTCAGAGGACGAAGGCATATTTTGACAAGTTGCTGAACAACAAACCCGCCACCAACTCTCGGCCGAGCACTGACGCTCGAAGCGGCAAGGGGAACTATATCGAATATAAAACGACAGATGCATTAACGAATAAAAGCACATCGCGGATCATAAAGATTGTTGACCACGTAGCCGATCCACTACAGCCTTCCCAAATAAAGAGAAAGAAAGTCGTTGCCCCGCCTACAGATGAGCCTGTTGCCCCTATACTTCACAGCGCCACAGAGAAGTTGACTAAAGAGCAGCGTGAGCAATGGCGCATACCTTCCGCTGTATCTAACTGGAAAAATCCAAACGGGTATGCGATAGATCTGGAAAAACGTATTGCAATCGATGGGAGATACAACAGGGAGGGTACCGCCATACCAGCAGTAAATGAGAAACTTTTAGAATTAACGAATGCCTTGGAAGAAGCTGAATCGAAGGCACGGGAAGAAGTCAGAAACAGGGCCGAAGCTAGAAAACAAGAGGCCGAACAGCAGGTGCGACTAAAAGAAGACAAGCTACGTGAGCTAGCGCAACGCTCCCGGGAAGAACGGCAAAGAAAAAGGCGACAACCGATTGACCATGAGGAGTACGATGAATCTGCGATAATAAGACAGACAGAGCGTAATGAGAAACGGGATCAAATGAAAAATGATATGCGTCTTTCCAAGCTCAGTACGGCAGACCGCTTGCGGGTGCTCGCCCACGCGCAGGGGAGAGATGTCTCTGAAAAGATTATTCTGGGCGCAGCAAAACCATCCGAAGTGCCCGATGTTCACTATGACTCTAGGCTCTTGACTAAAGGTGCAGGCACTGCGGTACCCGGGGCCCCCGAGCAGGTATACGATGGTCCCCTCTTTGCGCAAAATGCGATGGATAGACTCTATAAACCTGCAAGGTTCACTGGACCCGAGAACGATGCTTTGGATATCCTGAGTAAGATGACAAGTGAACAAAGATTTGAGGACCAAGATCCTGGAACTTCAGTTGACCAGCAGCAGACATCGCCGGGAATGCAGAAATCTGATGCAAAGCAGGATTCCGAACACGACCTAAAACGCACGTGA
- the POP5 gene encoding RNA-binding protein POP5 (Syntenic homolog of Saccharomyces cerevisiae YAL033W (POP5)), with protein sequence MVRLKSRYILFEILYPPVDASDSYEELCLRSSKDIQLRYRQMSSPVITQKSIMQELRKVLQANFGDYGLAQATAILQVKYFSNKTSTGILRCSREHYQLVVMALMLMKRIDAISDVIVNPVKVSGTIKKIERYAIRRNQQLMTLLESSDPLNEFANVSDDDDTRDQG encoded by the coding sequence ATGGTCAGGCTCAAGAGCAGGTATATTCTATTCGAAATTCTGTATCCTCCTGTAGATGCGAGTGATAGTTATGAAGAGCTATGTTTGCGTTCGAGTAAAGATATACAGCTTCGTTACCGCCAGATGTCCTCACCAGTGATAACACAAAAAAGCATTATGCAGGAGTTAAGGAAAGTGCTGCAGGCTAACTTTGGAGATTACGGGTTGGCTCAAGCAACAGCAATCCTCCAGGTCAAATACTTCTCTAACAAAACGTCGACGGGCATCTTGCGATGTAGTCGAGAGCACTACCAGCTGGTAGTGATGGCGTTAATGCTGATGAAAAGAATCGATGCAATATCGGACGTGATAGTTAACCCTGTTAAGGTCAGCGGCACTATCAAGAAAATAGAGCGGTACGCCATACGGAGGAACCAGCAACTAATGACCCTACTGGAGAGCTCTGATCCGCTAAACGAGTTTGCTAATGTTAGCGATGATGATGATACAAGAGATCAAGGTTGA